From the genome of Cellvibrio japonicus Ueda107, one region includes:
- a CDS encoding PA3496 family putative envelope integrity protein: MSVDVDSQDADLISDNIETEDDEATPKLTGKEASQHTLEMRRKIEDRLERRRIKDQLGYGDFDDLDF; the protein is encoded by the coding sequence ATGTCTGTTGATGTAGATTCGCAAGATGCCGATCTCATTAGTGATAACATCGAAACCGAGGATGATGAGGCAACCCCGAAACTCACTGGCAAAGAAGCTAGCCAACACACTCTGGAAATGCGCCGCAAGATTGAAGACCGCCTGGAGCGTCGCCGCATTAAGGATCAGTTGGGCTACGGCGATTTCGATGACCTTGATTTCTAA